A window from Sus scrofa isolate TJ Tabasco breed Duroc chromosome 2, Sscrofa11.1, whole genome shotgun sequence encodes these proteins:
- the LOC100511545 gene encoding uncharacterized protein LOC100511545: MGAWPRPEDGADWLRGFLTQPGKEEALQPGPACLALQALGTRKPHHPIWLSPAAAMDEPRPPQGWRQTGSSTFCLSVSDSVSEAPKSWSPATPPALGAPEGRVMAGHSRARLTSWSDPTQHLDDPASEWPPHLDSSDHRNAPLCT, from the exons ATGGGAGCCTGGCCGAGGCCCGAAGATGGAGCCGACTGGCTCAGGG GATTTTTGACTCAGCCAGGAAAAGAGGAAGCCTTGCAGCCTGGCCCTGCATGCCTAGCACTGCAGGCACTGGGCACGAGGAAGCCACACCATCCCATCTGGCTCAGCCCCGCAGCCGCAATGGATGAACCTCGGCCTCCCCAAGG GTGGAGACAAACAGGAAGCTCTACCTTCTGTCTCTCGGTATCGGATAGTGTGAGCGAGGCTCCCAAAAGTTGGAGCCCGGCCACCCCGCCTGCACTCGGCGCCCCAGAGGGAAGAGTGATGGCAG GACACTCCCGGGCCCGCCTCACCTCCTGGTCAGACCCCACCCAACACCTGGATGACCCTGCGAGTGAGTGGCCCCCTCACCTGGACAGCAGCGACCACCGGAATGCCCCCCTCTGCACCTGA
- the OVOL1 gene encoding putative transcription factor Ovo-like 1 isoform X1 has protein sequence MPRAFLVKKPCVSTCKRNWSELPDEERGEIYVPVSLGFCPPQPYHEPEPSVAEPPSCPLALDMSLRDSSYSVAPGPCVVAQLPSEGTSRLADPQSRDHGFLRTKMKVTLGDSPSGDLFTCHICQKAFTYQRMLNRHMKCHNDVKRHLCTYCGKGFNDTFDLKRHVRTHTGVRPYKCSLCDKAFTQRCSLESHLKKIHGVQQKYAYKERRAKLYVCEECGCTSESQEGHVLHLKEHHPDSPLLRKTSKKVAVALQNTVTSLLQGTHHL, from the exons ATGCCCCGCGCGTTTCTGGTGAAGAAGCCGTGCGTCTCCACGTGCAAACGGAACTGGAGCGAGCTCCCCGACGAGGAGCGTGGCGAGATCTACGTACCAG TCAGCCTGGGCTTCTGCCCACCACAGCCCTACCACGAGCCGGAGCCATCGGTGGCCGAACCCCCTTCTTGCCCCCTGGCATTGGACATGAGCCTTCGGGACTCCAGCTATAGTGTGGCCCCTGGGCCCTGTGTGGTGGCCCAGCTGCCCTCTGAAGGCACGAGCCGCCTGGCAGACCCGCAGAGCAGAGACCACGGCTTCTTGCGCACCAAGATGAAG GTGACCCTGGGGGACAGTCCCAGTGGAGACCTCTTCACCTGCCACATCTGCCAGAAGGCCTTCACCTACCAGCGCATGCTGAATCGCCACATGAAGTGTCACAACGACGTCAAGAGGCACCTCTGCACCTACTGCGGGAAGGGTTTCAATGACACCTTCGACCTGAAGAGACACGTACGCACCCACACAG GCGTGCGGCCCTACAAGTGCAGCCTGTGTGACAAGGCCTTCACGCAGCGCTGCTCGCTGGAGTCTCATCTCAAGAAGATCCACGGCGTGCAGCAGAAGTACGCGTACAAGGAGCGGCGGGCCAAGCTGTACGTGTGCGAGGAGTGTGGCTGCACGTCCGAGAGCCAGGAGGGCCACGTCTTGCACCTGAAGGAGCACCACCCCGACAGCCCGCTGCTGCGCAAGACCTCCAAGAAGGTGGCCGTGGCCCTGCAGAACACCGTCACCTCCCTGCTGCAGGGCACCCACCACCTCTGA
- the OVOL1 gene encoding putative transcription factor Ovo-like 1 isoform X2, with the protein MSLRDSSYSVAPGPCVVAQLPSEGTSRLADPQSRDHGFLRTKMKVTLGDSPSGDLFTCHICQKAFTYQRMLNRHMKCHNDVKRHLCTYCGKGFNDTFDLKRHVRTHTGVRPYKCSLCDKAFTQRCSLESHLKKIHGVQQKYAYKERRAKLYVCEECGCTSESQEGHVLHLKEHHPDSPLLRKTSKKVAVALQNTVTSLLQGTHHL; encoded by the exons ATGAGCCTTCGGGACTCCAGCTATAGTGTGGCCCCTGGGCCCTGTGTGGTGGCCCAGCTGCCCTCTGAAGGCACGAGCCGCCTGGCAGACCCGCAGAGCAGAGACCACGGCTTCTTGCGCACCAAGATGAAG GTGACCCTGGGGGACAGTCCCAGTGGAGACCTCTTCACCTGCCACATCTGCCAGAAGGCCTTCACCTACCAGCGCATGCTGAATCGCCACATGAAGTGTCACAACGACGTCAAGAGGCACCTCTGCACCTACTGCGGGAAGGGTTTCAATGACACCTTCGACCTGAAGAGACACGTACGCACCCACACAG GCGTGCGGCCCTACAAGTGCAGCCTGTGTGACAAGGCCTTCACGCAGCGCTGCTCGCTGGAGTCTCATCTCAAGAAGATCCACGGCGTGCAGCAGAAGTACGCGTACAAGGAGCGGCGGGCCAAGCTGTACGTGTGCGAGGAGTGTGGCTGCACGTCCGAGAGCCAGGAGGGCCACGTCTTGCACCTGAAGGAGCACCACCCCGACAGCCCGCTGCTGCGCAAGACCTCCAAGAAGGTGGCCGTGGCCCTGCAGAACACCGTCACCTCCCTGCTGCAGGGCACCCACCACCTCTGA
- the AP5B1 gene encoding AP-5 complex subunit beta-1, translated as MGPQSRETWAQRLGTFRASPSAFMEGPEGEDLARDLLSDLRSEKLSEPTKVSLLALSLEYPTQLWPDASAAEAAANSLLDTLVLLPPRPSALRRPLLLAATTALAAGGALGPTSGASRRLLPLLLGLASGRDLGRGFSPASEQRPLQATAWECLRELESCKPGLLGGCLGLLRGLLGQEGPVQPLSLLLALALRNALMIQARARASLQGLLTAGDCPTEGAPWNWTLAEAGDAHLQPQAPSWPAAEEGECGLTALELSPEEARELRAAVAQLLDASYLLTPVAQAQLLWLLGWALRGLRGQPPVLFKPQLVRLLGTAQLTLLHAVLALKAAFGEALFTAQDEALLLRRLILAAQHPALPLPAHLFCLHCLLSFPENWPLGPAGEEAAPLLLGSQLCRGLLPSLLHDPMALLARLHLLCLLCVEDEDKEEQGQDPSPRRYLEELLAGLRQRAALDGGPRALATLCFQASYLVARCLAGHPVVLTPLTHGLAQLYRARPALTPHFADLLDQVGPELGEPLKVVLRQEVVSRPGRDEALRWHLQMLAKVADGDAQGATLSFLQAAATHCTDWGLQQALLKVCRALLRAGVVRGLADLLQALARQLEDPDGRDHARLYYILLAHLARPKLGVALGPSLAAPALASSLVAENQGFAKALMVQEAPAPIRLSLGPRRAEGPVPVLQLQVEVLEPVYSLELRFSVERQLYAPLGAVHVPCLCPSRPARPLLLPLQPRRPAPARLAVRALYTTPAGLTCHAHLPPLLVNFADLFLPFPQPPEGAKVDFFEELWDSCLPKGAESHLWCPLGPHGLEALVSRHLEPFVVVAQPPTSYCVAIRLPPNSKLLLRLEAAQADGVPVALRTDDWAVLPLVGDYLRGLAAAG; from the exons ATGGGGCCCCAGAGCCGGGAAACCTGGGCCCAACGCCTGGGCACCTTCCGAGCCAGCCCATCCGCCTTTATGGAAGGTCCCGAGGGTGAGGATCTGGCTCGTGACCTGCTGAGCGACCTGAGAAGTGAGAAGCTGAGCGAGCCGACTAAG GTTTCCTTGCTGGCCCTGAGCTTGGAGTACCCAACCCAGCTGTGGCCGGACGCCTCTGCGGCCGAAGCAGCCGCCAACTCCCTGTTGGATACGCTGGTCCTTCTACCCCCGCGGCCTTCGGCTCTGCGGCGGCCCCTGTTGCTGGCTGCCACCACAGCCTTGGCGGCAGGAGGTGCGCTAGGCCCCACCTCGGGAGCCTCTCGCAGGCTTCTGCCCCTGCTGCTTGGCTTGGCCTCAGGCCGAGATCTGGGGCGAGGTTTTAGCCCTGCCTCGGAACAGCGCCCCCTGCAGGCCACAGCGTGGGAGTGCCTACGGGAGCTGGAGAGCTGCAAGCCTGGGCTGCTagggggctgcctggggctgcTGCGCGGCCTGCTGGGGCAGGAGGGCCCTGTCCAGCCTCTCAGCCTGCTGCTGGCACTTGCTCTGCGAAACGCCTTGATGATAcaagccagggccagggccagcctACAGGGCCTGCTGACGGCTGGGGACTGTCCCACTGAGGGTGCTCCGTGGAACTGGACACTAGCAGAGGCAGGTGATGCCCACCTTCAGCCCCAGGCACCCagttggccagcagctgaggaGGGGGAGTGCGGCCTTACAGCGCTGGAGCTCAGTCCTGAGGAGGCCCGGGAGCTGCGGGCTGCCGTGGCCCAGCTTCTGGACGCCTCCTACCTgctcactcctgtggctcaggcccAGCTTCTgtggctgctgggctgggccctgCGGGGTCTTCGGGGACAGCCACCGGTGCTCTTCAAGCCACAGCTGGTACGGCTGCTGGGCACAGCACAGCTGACGCTGCTGCACGCCGTCCTGGCCCTCAAGGCGGCCTTTGGCGAGGCACTGTTCACGGCCCAGGACGAGGCTTTGCTGCTTCGCCGGCTCATCTTGGCTGCCCAGCACCCGGCCCTGCCGCTGCCCGCCCATCTCTTCTGCCTGCACTGCCTCTTGAGCTTCCCTGAGAACTGGCCGCTGGGCCCTGCAGGCGAGGAGGCTGCCCCACTGCTGCTGGGGTCCCAGCTATGCCGTGGCCTCCTGCCCAGTCTCCTGCACGACCCGATGGCCCTCCTGGCCCGCTTGCATCTGCTGTGCCTGCTCTGTGTGGAAGACGAAGACAaggaggagcaaggccaggatccaaGCCCCCGGCGCTACCTGGAGGAGCTACTGGCCGGCCTGCGGCAGAGGGCAGCCCTGGACGGCGGCCCCCGGGCCTTGGCCACGCTCTGCTTCCAGGCCTCTTACCTAGTTGCTCGCTGCCTGGCTGGACACCCTGTGGTGCTGACGCCCTTGACCCATGGACTGGCCCAGCTGTACCGGGCCCGGCCTGCCCTGACTCCCCACTTTGCAGATCTCCTGGATCAGGTGGGCCCCGAGCTGGGGGAACCCTTGAAGGTGGTCTTGAGGCAGGAGGTGGTgtccaggccaggcagggatgaGGCCCTTCGTTGGCACCTGCAGATGCTGGCAAAGGTGGCAGACGGGGATGCCCAGGGTGCCACGCTCAGCTTTTTGCAGGCCGCGGCCACCCACTGCACGGACTGGGGTCTCCAGCAGGCCCTGCTAAAGGTCTGCCGGGCCCTACTGCGGGCAGGGGTCGTGAGGGGCCTGGCGGACTTGCTGCAGGCGCTGGCCAGGCAGCTGGAGGACCCTGATGGGCGGGACCACGCTCGCCTCTACTATATCCTCCTGGCCCACCTGGCGAGGCCCAAGCTGGGGGtggccctgggcccctccctTGCTGCACCTGCACTGGCCTCTTCGCTGGTGGCTGAGAATCAGGGCTTTGCTAAGGCACTGATGGTGCAGGAGGCCCCGGCCCCAATTCGGCTAAGCCTGGGGCCCCGCAGAGCTGAGGGCCCAGTCCCAGTGCTCCAGCTCCAGGTGGAGGTGCTGGAGCCAGTGTATTCTCTGGAGCTGCGCTTCAGTGTGGAAAGACAGCTCTATGCACCCCTGGGGGCTGTCCACGTGCCCTGCCTGTGTCCCAGCCGCCCTGCTCGccctctgctcctgcctctgcagccccGACGCCCGGCTCCCGCGAGGCTGGCTGTGCGCGCCCTGTACACCACACCCGCGGGCCTCACGTGCCACGCGCACCTGCCTCCCCTGCTCGTGAACTTCGCTgacctctttctccctttcccccagcccCCCGAGGGGGCCAAGGTGGACTTCTTTGAGGAGCTCTGGGACTCCTGCCTGCCGAAGGGCGCCGAGAGTCACTTGTGGTGCCCTCTCGGGCCGCATGGGCTGGAGGCCTTGGTGTCCCGCCACCTGGAGCCCTTTGTGGTGGTGGCCCAACCCCCCACCAGCTACTGTGTCGCCATCCGTCTCCCCCCGAACTCGAAGTTGCTGCTGCGGCTGGAGGCAGCCCAGGCGGACGGTGTGCCTGTGGCCCTGCGGACTGATGACTGGGCAGTGCTGCCGCTGGTGGGGGACTACCtccgtgggctggcagctgctggcTGA